A window from Citrobacter amalonaticus encodes these proteins:
- the rapZ gene encoding RNase adapter RapZ, translated as MVLMIVSGRSGSGKSVALRALEDMGFYCVDNLPVVLLPDLARTLAERQISAAVSIDVRNMPESPEIFEQAMNNLPEAFSPQLLFLDADRNTLIRRYSDTRRLHPLSSKNLSLESAIDQESDLLEPLRSRADLIVDTSEMSVHELAEMLRTRLLGKRERELTMVFESFGFKHGIPIDADYVFDVRFLPNPHWDPKLRPMTGLDKPVAAFLDRHTEVHNFIYQTRSYLELWLPMLETNNRSYLTVAIGCTGGKHRSVYIAEQLADYFRSRGKNVQSRHRTLEKRKT; from the coding sequence ATGGTACTGATGATCGTCAGCGGTCGTTCAGGGTCAGGTAAATCTGTCGCCCTGCGCGCGCTGGAAGATATGGGCTTTTACTGCGTGGATAACCTTCCCGTCGTATTGTTACCCGATCTGGCTCGCACGCTTGCCGAACGCCAGATTTCGGCTGCCGTCAGCATTGACGTACGCAATATGCCAGAGTCGCCGGAAATTTTTGAGCAGGCGATGAACAACCTGCCCGAGGCGTTCTCGCCGCAGTTGCTGTTCCTCGATGCCGATCGCAACACGTTGATTCGTCGCTACAGCGATACGCGTCGTTTGCACCCTCTCTCCAGCAAGAACCTGTCGCTGGAAAGCGCCATTGATCAGGAAAGTGACCTGCTGGAACCGCTGCGTTCTCGCGCCGACCTGATCGTCGACACCTCAGAAATGTCGGTGCATGAACTGGCTGAAATGCTGCGGACCCGCCTGTTGGGTAAACGTGAGCGTGAACTGACGATGGTGTTTGAGTCCTTCGGCTTTAAGCACGGGATCCCCATCGATGCCGATTACGTTTTCGACGTCCGCTTTCTGCCAAACCCGCACTGGGATCCGAAACTGCGTCCAATGACCGGTCTCGACAAGCCCGTCGCCGCCTTCCTCGACAGACACACAGAAGTACACAATTTTATCTACCAGACTCGCAGCTATCTTGAGCTATGGTTACCCATGCTGGAGACCAACAACCGTAGCTATCTGACCGTGGCTATCGGTTGTACCGGCGGGAAACACCGTTCGGTGTATATTGCAGAACAGCTGGCAGACTACTTCCGCTCACGCGGTAAAAACGTACAGTCACGCCATCGTACGCTGGAAAAACGCAAAACATGA
- the ptsN gene encoding PTS IIA-like nitrogen regulatory protein PtsN produces MINNDTTLQLSSVLNQECTRSAVHCQSKKRALEIISELAAKQLSLPPQVVFEAILTREKMGSTGIGNGIAIPHGKLEEDTLRAVGVFVQLETPIAFDAIDNQPVDLLFALLVPADQTKTHLHTLSLVAKRLADKTICRRLRAAQSDEELYQIITDTEGGQDEA; encoded by the coding sequence ATGATAAATAACGATACGACTCTACAACTGAGTAGTGTACTTAACCAGGAATGTACGCGCAGTGCCGTTCACTGCCAGAGCAAAAAACGCGCGCTGGAAATCATCAGTGAACTGGCTGCAAAACAGCTCAGTCTACCGCCGCAGGTCGTTTTTGAAGCGATCCTGACGCGCGAAAAAATGGGCAGTACCGGCATCGGCAATGGGATCGCCATCCCGCACGGTAAGCTGGAAGAAGATACCCTGCGCGCCGTCGGCGTGTTTGTGCAACTGGAAACGCCCATCGCCTTCGATGCGATTGATAATCAACCTGTTGATCTGCTTTTTGCCCTGCTGGTGCCTGCGGATCAAACCAAAACGCACCTGCATACACTATCGCTGGTGGCTAAGCGTCTGGCGGATAAAACCATCTGCCGTCGACTGCGCGCCGCACAGAGCGATGAAGAGTTGTATCAAATCATCACTGACACCGAAGGCGGTCAGGATGAAGCGTAA
- the hpf gene encoding ribosome hibernation promoting factor has product MQLNITGNNVEITEALRDFVNTKFAKLEQYFDRINQVYIVLKVEKVTHISDATLHVNGGEIHASAEGLDMYAAIDGLIDKLARQLTKHKDKLKQH; this is encoded by the coding sequence ATGCAGCTCAACATCACTGGAAACAACGTCGAGATCACAGAAGCCCTGCGTGACTTTGTGAATACCAAGTTCGCCAAACTCGAACAGTATTTTGACAGGATCAATCAGGTCTATATTGTGTTGAAAGTGGAAAAGGTTACCCACATCTCGGATGCAACACTGCATGTAAACGGTGGCGAAATTCACGCCAGCGCGGAAGGTCTGGATATGTATGCGGCCATTGATGGCCTGATTGACAAGCTGGCAAGACAGCTCACCAAACACAAAGATAAATTGAAACAACACTAA
- the rpoN gene encoding RNA polymerase factor sigma-54 — MKQGLQLRLSQQLAMTPQLQQAIRLLQLSTLELQQELQQALESNPLLEQTDLHDEVDTRETQDSETLDTADALEQKEMPEELPLDASWDEIYTAGTPSGTSGDYIDDELPVYQGETTQTLQDYLMWQVELTPFSDTDRAIATSIVDAVDDTGYLTVSLDDILDSMGNDEVGLDEVEAVLKRIQRFDPVGVAAKDLRDCLLIQLSQFDKATPFLEEARLIISDHLDLLANHDFRTLMRVTRLKEEVLKEAVNLIQSLDPRPGQSIQTGEPEYVIPDVLVRKHNGHWTVELNGDSIPRLQINQHYAAMCNGGRNDADSQYIRSNLQDAKWLIKSLESRNDTLLRVSRCIVEQQQAFFEQGEEFMKPMVLADIAQAVEMHESTISRVTTQKYLHSPRGIFELKYFFSSHVNTEGGGEASSTAIRALVKKLIAAENPAKPLSDSKLTSMLSEQGIMVARRTVAKYRESLSIPPSNQRKQLV, encoded by the coding sequence ATGAAGCAAGGTTTGCAACTCAGGCTGAGCCAACAACTGGCGATGACGCCGCAGCTACAACAGGCGATTCGTCTGTTGCAGTTGTCCACGCTGGAACTGCAGCAGGAACTCCAGCAAGCGCTGGAAAGCAATCCGTTGCTGGAACAAACCGATCTTCACGACGAAGTTGATACCCGCGAAACTCAGGACAGCGAAACGCTGGATACCGCCGACGCGCTCGAACAAAAAGAGATGCCGGAAGAGTTGCCGCTTGACGCCAGCTGGGATGAAATCTACACCGCCGGTACGCCGTCGGGCACCAGCGGCGACTACATTGACGATGAGCTCCCCGTTTACCAGGGTGAAACCACGCAGACCCTACAGGATTACCTGATGTGGCAGGTGGAACTCACCCCGTTCTCCGATACCGACCGCGCAATCGCCACGTCGATTGTAGATGCCGTTGACGATACCGGTTATCTCACCGTTTCGCTGGACGACATCCTCGACAGCATGGGCAATGATGAGGTCGGCCTTGATGAAGTCGAAGCCGTACTCAAACGTATTCAGCGGTTTGATCCCGTAGGCGTGGCGGCAAAAGATCTGCGCGATTGCTTACTGATCCAGCTCTCGCAATTCGACAAAGCGACCCCCTTCCTTGAAGAAGCCCGGTTGATCATCAGCGATCATCTCGATCTGTTGGCGAACCACGACTTCCGTACTCTGATGCGCGTCACACGTCTCAAAGAAGAGGTGCTCAAAGAGGCGGTCAATCTGATTCAGTCACTCGATCCCCGACCCGGGCAGTCGATCCAGACCGGCGAACCGGAATACGTGATCCCGGATGTGCTGGTACGCAAGCATAACGGCCACTGGACGGTTGAGCTCAACGGTGACAGCATTCCCCGCTTGCAGATCAATCAGCACTACGCCGCCATGTGCAACGGTGGGCGTAATGACGCCGACAGCCAGTACATCCGCAGTAATTTGCAGGATGCGAAGTGGTTGATTAAGAGTCTGGAAAGCCGCAATGATACCCTGCTGCGCGTCAGCCGTTGCATCGTTGAGCAGCAGCAAGCCTTCTTTGAGCAAGGCGAAGAATTTATGAAACCGATGGTGCTGGCTGACATCGCCCAGGCCGTCGAGATGCACGAATCGACCATTTCTCGTGTGACGACGCAGAAGTATCTGCACAGTCCACGCGGCATTTTTGAACTGAAGTATTTTTTCTCCAGCCATGTGAATACCGAGGGGGGTGGCGAAGCGTCCTCCACGGCGATCCGCGCACTGGTGAAGAAGTTGATTGCGGCGGAAAACCCCGCGAAGCCTTTGAGCGACAGCAAGCTAACATCGATGCTGTCGGAACAAGGCATCATGGTGGCGCGCCGCACCGTTGCGAAGTACCGAGAGTCTTTATCCATTCCGCCGTCAAACCAGCGCAAACAACTGGTTTGA
- the lptB gene encoding LPS export ABC transporter ATP-binding protein: MATLTAKNLAKAYKGRRVVEDVSLTVNSGEIVGLLGPNGAGKTTTFYMVVGIVPRDAGNIIIDDEDISLLPLHARARRGIGYLPQEASIFRRLSVYDNLMAVLQIRDDLTSEQREDRANELMEEFNIEHLRDNMGQSLSGGERRRVEIARALAANPKFILLDEPFAGVDPISVIDIKRIIEHLRDSGLGVLITDHNVRETLAVCERAYIVSQGHLIAHGTPTEILQDEHVKRVYLGEDFRL; this comes from the coding sequence ATGGCAACATTAACTGCAAAGAATCTGGCGAAGGCCTACAAGGGCCGCCGCGTCGTGGAAGATGTCAGCCTGACCGTCAACTCGGGCGAGATTGTCGGTCTGCTTGGGCCGAACGGTGCGGGTAAAACCACCACCTTCTACATGGTCGTCGGCATTGTGCCGCGCGATGCCGGTAACATCATTATTGATGATGAAGACATCAGTCTGCTGCCGTTGCACGCCCGCGCGCGCCGCGGAATTGGCTATCTGCCGCAGGAAGCGTCGATTTTTCGCCGCCTGAGCGTGTACGATAACCTGATGGCCGTACTACAAATTCGTGACGATCTCACCAGCGAACAGCGTGAAGACCGCGCTAACGAGCTGATGGAAGAGTTCAACATTGAGCATCTGCGCGACAACATGGGTCAGTCACTCTCCGGCGGGGAACGTCGCCGTGTGGAAATCGCCCGTGCCCTCGCCGCCAACCCGAAATTTATCCTGCTGGATGAACCCTTTGCCGGCGTTGACCCCATCTCCGTTATCGATATCAAACGCATTATTGAGCATCTGCGTGACAGCGGTCTCGGCGTGTTGATTACCGACCATAACGTCCGCGAAACGCTGGCCGTGTGTGAACGCGCCTATATCGTGAGCCAGGGACACCTGATCGCGCACGGCACGCCGACAGAAATCCTGCAGGACGAACACGTGAAGCGCGTATACCTTGGGGAAGACTTCAGACTCTGA
- the lptA gene encoding lipopolysaccharide ABC transporter substrate-binding protein LptA, with translation MKFKTNKLSLNLVLASSLLAASIPAFAVTGDTEQPIHIESDQQSLDMQGNVVTFTGNVIVTQGTIKINADKVVVTRPGGEEGKEVIDGFGNPATFYQMQDNGKPVKGHASKMHYELAKDFVVLTGNAYLEQLDSNITGDKITYLVKEQKMQAFSEKGKRVTTVLVPSQLQDKNKNQAPAQKKSN, from the coding sequence ATGAAATTCAAAACAAACAAACTCAGCCTTAATCTTGTGCTTGCCAGCTCACTTCTGGCCGCCAGCATTCCGGCGTTCGCCGTCACGGGCGATACCGAACAGCCGATCCACATCGAATCGGACCAGCAGTCTCTGGATATGCAGGGCAACGTCGTGACCTTCACCGGTAATGTCATTGTGACCCAGGGCACTATCAAAATTAACGCCGATAAAGTGGTCGTTACCCGCCCTGGCGGTGAAGAGGGTAAAGAGGTCATTGATGGCTTCGGCAACCCGGCCACGTTCTATCAAATGCAGGACAACGGTAAGCCGGTAAAAGGCCATGCGTCGAAAATGCATTATGAACTGGCGAAAGATTTTGTCGTGCTCACCGGCAATGCGTATCTGGAACAGCTCGACAGCAACATCACCGGTGACAAAATTACCTATCTGGTGAAAGAGCAGAAAATGCAGGCCTTCAGTGAGAAAGGCAAGCGTGTGACCACCGTTCTGGTTCCGTCGCAGTTGCAGGACAAAAACAAAAACCAGGCTCCGGCTCAGAAAAAGAGTAACTAA
- the lptC gene encoding LPS export ABC transporter periplasmic protein LptC, which translates to MSKARRWVIILLSLAVLVLIGINLADKDDTAQVVVNTSDPTYKSEHTDTVVYSPEGALSYRLIAQHVEYYSDQAVSWFTQPVLTTFDKDKIPTWSIKADKAKLTEDRMLYLYGHVEVNALVPDAQLRRITTDNAQINLVTQDVTSEDLVTLYGTTFNSSGLKMRGNLRNKNAELIEKVRTSYEIQNKQTQP; encoded by the coding sequence ATGAGTAAAGCCAGACGTTGGGTTATCATTCTACTGTCATTGGCCGTGCTGGTGCTGATTGGGATTAACCTGGCCGATAAAGACGACACGGCGCAGGTGGTGGTGAATACGAGCGATCCGACCTATAAGAGCGAGCATACGGATACCGTTGTCTACAGTCCGGAAGGTGCGCTGAGCTATCGTTTGATCGCCCAACATGTTGAGTATTATTCCGATCAGGCCGTTTCGTGGTTCACACAACCCGTATTAACGACGTTTGATAAGGACAAGATCCCGACGTGGTCAATCAAGGCTGATAAAGCCAAGCTAACCGAGGATCGAATGCTGTATCTTTATGGTCACGTTGAAGTCAACGCGCTGGTGCCTGACGCTCAACTTCGCAGAATTACCACCGATAACGCGCAGATCAATCTGGTGACGCAGGATGTTACCTCTGAAGACCTCGTCACGTTATACGGAACAACATTTAACTCCAGCGGACTGAAAATGCGCGGCAACTTACGCAACAAGAACGCCGAGCTGATTGAAAAGGTTAGAACCTCCTATGAAATTCAAAACAAACAAACTCAGCCTTAA
- the kdsC gene encoding 3-deoxy-manno-octulosonate-8-phosphatase KdsC: MSKAGASLATCYGPVSADVIAKAENIRLLILDVDGVLSDGLIYMGNNGEELKAFNVRDGYGIRCALTSDIDVAIITGRKAKLVEDRCATLGITHLYQGQSDKLLAFHDLLAKLAIAPEKVAYVGDDLIDWPVMEKIGLSIAVADAHPLLLPRADYVTKIAGGRGAVREVCDLLLLAQGKLDEAKGQSI, encoded by the coding sequence ATGAGCAAAGCAGGTGCGTCGCTTGCGACCTGTTATGGACCCGTCAGCGCAGACGTCATCGCCAAAGCAGAGAATATCCGTCTGCTGATTCTTGATGTCGATGGCGTGCTGTCGGATGGCCTGATTTATATGGGCAACAACGGTGAAGAGCTGAAGGCTTTCAACGTCCGTGACGGTTACGGGATCCGTTGTGCGCTGACGTCTGATATCGACGTCGCCATCATTACCGGACGAAAGGCTAAACTAGTAGAAGATCGGTGTGCCACACTGGGGATCACACACCTGTATCAGGGGCAGTCGGACAAGCTGCTCGCCTTTCACGATCTGTTGGCAAAACTGGCGATTGCGCCGGAAAAGGTGGCCTACGTCGGTGACGATCTGATTGACTGGCCGGTGATGGAAAAAATTGGCCTGAGCATTGCCGTTGCGGATGCGCATCCGTTACTGCTTCCGCGCGCGGATTATGTCACGAAAATCGCGGGCGGACGCGGCGCGGTACGAGAAGTCTGTGATTTATTATTACTGGCGCAGGGTAAGCTTGATGAGGCCAAAGGGCAATCGATATGA
- the kdsD gene encoding arabinose-5-phosphate isomerase KdsD: protein MSHLALQPGFDFQQAGKEVLAIEREGLAELDQYINQDFTLACEKMFNCTGKVVVMGMGKSGHIGRKMAATFASTGTSSFFVHPGEAAHGDLGMVTSQDVVIAISNSGESSEIAALIPVLKRLQVQLICITGRPESSMARAADVHLCVKVPQEACPLGLAPTSSTTATLVMGDALAVALLKARGFTAEDFALSHPGGALGRKLLLRVNDIMHTGDEIPHVTKEASLRDALLEITRKNLGMTVICDDAMKIDGIFTDGDLRRVFDMGVDVRQLGIADVMTPGGIRVRPGILAVDALNLMQSRHITSVMVADGDQLLGVLHMHDLLRAGVV from the coding sequence ATGTCGCACTTAGCGTTACAACCGGGTTTTGACTTTCAGCAAGCCGGCAAAGAAGTTCTGGCGATTGAACGTGAAGGCCTGGCGGAGCTCGATCAGTACATCAACCAGGATTTCACTCTCGCCTGTGAGAAAATGTTCAACTGCACCGGCAAAGTGGTGGTGATGGGCATGGGGAAATCGGGGCATATTGGCCGCAAAATGGCCGCGACCTTTGCCAGCACCGGAACCTCTTCCTTCTTCGTTCATCCGGGCGAAGCCGCCCACGGCGATCTGGGAATGGTGACCTCGCAGGATGTAGTGATTGCCATCTCCAACTCCGGGGAATCCAGCGAGATCGCGGCCCTGATTCCAGTTCTTAAGCGACTGCAGGTTCAGCTTATCTGCATCACCGGGCGACCAGAAAGCAGCATGGCGCGTGCTGCGGATGTCCATCTGTGTGTTAAAGTACCGCAAGAAGCCTGTCCGCTTGGACTGGCCCCGACAAGCAGCACCACCGCTACATTAGTGATGGGCGATGCGCTGGCGGTGGCGTTATTAAAGGCGCGCGGCTTTACCGCTGAGGATTTTGCTCTGTCGCATCCGGGCGGTGCGCTAGGGCGTAAACTGCTGTTGCGCGTGAACGATATTATGCATACGGGTGATGAAATCCCGCATGTCACCAAAGAAGCCAGCCTGCGCGATGCGCTGCTGGAGATAACCCGCAAGAACCTCGGGATGACCGTGATTTGCGATGATGCGATGAAGATCGACGGTATCTTCACCGACGGTGATTTACGTCGCGTCTTTGATATGGGCGTTGATGTGCGCCAGCTCGGTATCGCCGACGTGATGACGCCAGGGGGCATTCGCGTGCGTCCAGGAATACTGGCGGTCGATGCCCTGAACTTAATGCAGTCTCGTCATATCACCTCCGTAATGGTTGCCGATGGCGACCAGTTACTCGGTGTGTTACATATGCATGATCTCCTGCGTGCAGGCGTTGTGTAG
- a CDS encoding calcium/sodium antiporter, which produces MLLATALLIIGLLLVVYGADRLVFAASILCRTFGIPPLIIGMTVVSIGTSLPEIIVSVAASLHGQLDLAVGTALGSNITNILLILGLAALIHPFTVHSDVLRRELPLMLLVSVVAGSVLYDGQLSRSDGIFLLLLAVLWLLFIVKIARLAERQGNDSLTREQVAELPREGGLPVAFLWLGIALIIMPMATRMVVDNATVIANFFAMSELTIGLTVIAIGTSLPELATAIAGVRKGENDIAVGNIIGANIFNLTIVLGLPALITPGDVNPLAFSRDYSVMLLVSIIFALLCWRRPRQSGRGAGVLLTGGFIVWLAMLYWLSPLLVG; this is translated from the coding sequence ATGCTTTTAGCAACGGCGCTGTTAATTATTGGTTTATTATTGGTCGTCTACGGCGCCGACCGCCTGGTTTTTGCCGCGTCAATCTTATGTCGAACCTTTGGGATCCCGCCGCTGATTATCGGTATGACGGTAGTCAGTATAGGCACATCTCTGCCTGAAATTATTGTTTCTGTCGCCGCCTCTCTGCACGGGCAGTTAGATTTAGCCGTCGGCACCGCGCTCGGCTCTAACATTACTAACATTTTGTTGATCCTCGGGCTTGCCGCGCTGATCCACCCTTTTACCGTGCATTCCGATGTTCTGCGTCGCGAATTACCGCTAATGTTGCTGGTTAGCGTGGTGGCCGGATCCGTACTGTATGACGGACAACTTAGCCGCAGCGATGGTATCTTTCTTTTACTGTTAGCCGTGTTATGGCTGCTGTTCATTGTTAAAATCGCCCGTCTCGCTGAGCGTCAGGGCAATGACAGCCTCACCCGCGAACAGGTTGCCGAGTTGCCGCGTGAAGGCGGATTACCGGTGGCGTTTTTATGGCTGGGCATTGCGCTGATTATCATGCCGATGGCGACCCGAATGGTGGTGGATAACGCCACTGTGATTGCCAATTTCTTCGCGATGAGCGAACTGACGATTGGCCTGACGGTGATCGCAATTGGCACCAGCCTGCCTGAACTGGCAACCGCTATCGCTGGCGTGCGCAAAGGTGAGAACGATATCGCGGTGGGCAATATCATCGGCGCGAACATTTTTAACCTCACCATTGTTCTCGGCCTTCCCGCTCTGATTACGCCGGGTGACGTCAATCCGCTGGCGTTCAGCCGTGACTACAGCGTGATGCTGCTGGTGAGCATCATCTTTGCATTACTTTGCTGGCGGCGTCCCCGCCAGTCCGGTCGCGGCGCGGGCGTGCTGCTGACCGGCGGTTTTATCGTATGGCTGGCGATGCTGTATTGGCTATCGCCACTTCTCGTTGGATAA
- the mlaF gene encoding phospholipid ABC transporter ATP-binding protein MlaF, with product MGQSVANLVDMRDVSFTRGDRCIFDNISLTVPRGKVTAIMGPSGIGKTTLLRLIGGQIVPDKGEILFDGENIPEMSRSRLYTVRKRMSMLFQSGALFTDMNVFDNVAYPLREHTTLPPPLLKSTVMMKLEAVGLRGAAKLMPSELSGGMARRAALARAIALEPDLIMFDEPFVGQDPITMGVLVKLISELNNALGVTCVVVSHDVPEVLSIADHAYIMADKKIVAHGSAQALQENDDPRVRQFLDGIADGPVPFRYPAGDYHSDLLGTGS from the coding sequence ATGGGGCAGTCTGTGGCGAATTTAGTCGATATGCGCGATGTCAGCTTTACGCGCGGCGACCGCTGCATTTTCGATAACATCTCTCTGACCGTACCGCGTGGCAAGGTAACCGCGATCATGGGGCCATCGGGCATCGGTAAAACGACGCTCTTGCGTCTGATCGGCGGACAAATTGTGCCAGACAAGGGGGAGATCTTGTTTGATGGCGAGAACATTCCTGAGATGTCTCGCTCGCGCCTCTACACGGTACGCAAACGGATGAGTATGCTGTTTCAGTCCGGGGCGCTGTTCACCGACATGAACGTGTTTGATAACGTGGCCTATCCGCTACGCGAACATACCACGCTTCCCCCGCCGTTACTGAAGAGCACGGTGATGATGAAACTGGAAGCTGTCGGTCTGCGCGGCGCGGCAAAACTGATGCCCTCTGAACTGTCCGGTGGGATGGCGCGCCGGGCGGCGTTAGCACGCGCCATTGCGCTGGAGCCGGATCTCATCATGTTTGATGAACCGTTTGTCGGACAGGATCCGATCACCATGGGCGTGCTGGTCAAACTGATTTCTGAATTAAACAATGCGCTGGGCGTGACCTGCGTCGTGGTCTCTCACGATGTGCCGGAAGTCCTGAGCATTGCCGATCACGCCTATATTATGGCGGACAAAAAGATTGTGGCCCACGGCAGCGCGCAGGCGTTGCAAGAGAATGACGACCCGCGTGTGCGTCAGTTCCTGGATGGCATTGCAGACGGGCCGGTCCCGTTCCGCTATCCTGCGGGCGATTATCACTCTGATTTACTCGGAACAGGGAGTTAA
- the mlaE gene encoding lipid asymmetry maintenance ABC transporter permease subunit MlaE, translated as MLLNALATLGHKGIKTLRTFGRAGLMLFNALVGKPEFRKHAPLLVRQLYNVGVLSMLIIIVSGVFIGMVLGLQGYLVLTTYSAETSLGMLVALSLLRELGPVVAALLFAGRAGSALTAEIGLMRATEQLSSMEMMAVDPLRRVISPRFWAGVISLPMLTILFVAVGIWGGSLVGVSWKGIDAGFFWSAMQSAVDWRLDLVNCLIKSVVFAITVTWIALFNGYDAIPTSAGISRATTRTVVHSSLAVLGLDFVLTALMFGN; from the coding sequence ATGCTGTTAAATGCACTGGCGACGCTGGGACACAAGGGGATTAAAACTCTCAGAACGTTCGGGCGCGCCGGGTTAATGTTGTTCAATGCGCTGGTCGGCAAACCGGAATTTCGTAAGCACGCGCCGTTGCTGGTGCGCCAGCTTTATAATGTGGGCGTCCTGTCGATGCTGATCATTATTGTTTCTGGCGTGTTTATCGGCATGGTGCTGGGGCTGCAGGGCTATCTGGTACTTACCACCTATAGCGCGGAAACCAGTCTGGGGATGTTAGTGGCACTGTCGCTGCTGCGTGAACTCGGTCCGGTTGTCGCCGCGTTGTTATTTGCGGGGCGTGCGGGCTCTGCACTCACCGCTGAAATTGGCCTGATGCGCGCGACCGAGCAGCTTTCCAGTATGGAAATGATGGCTGTCGATCCCCTGCGCCGGGTGATCTCTCCGCGATTCTGGGCGGGCGTGATTTCGCTGCCGATGTTGACGATTTTGTTTGTGGCCGTCGGGATCTGGGGCGGTTCTCTGGTCGGCGTAAGCTGGAAGGGGATTGATGCTGGCTTCTTCTGGTCTGCGATGCAGAGTGCCGTCGACTGGCGTCTGGATCTGGTCAACTGTTTGATTAAAAGCGTGGTGTTCGCCATTACGGTAACCTGGATTGCATTATTCAATGGGTATGATGCGATTCCGACCTCGGCGGGAATCAGCCGGGCAACCACACGCACCGTTGTGCACTCGTCGCTGGCCGTTCTGGGTCTGGACTTTGTACTGACCGCATTGATGTTTGGGAATTGA
- the mlaD gene encoding outer membrane lipid asymmetry maintenance protein MlaD, with protein MQTKKNEIWVGIFLLAALLAALFICLKAANVTSMRTEPTYTIYATFDNIGGLKVRSPVRIGGVVVGRVADISLDPKTYLPRVTLDIEERYNHIPDTSSLSIRTSGLLGEQYLALNVGFEDPDLGTSILKDGGTIQDTKSAMVLEDMIGQFLYNSNSKGDDNKNSGDASAPTEGHNEATGPAGTTN; from the coding sequence ATGCAAACGAAAAAAAATGAAATTTGGGTGGGGATCTTCTTATTAGCCGCATTGCTGGCCGCACTGTTTATCTGCCTGAAGGCGGCTAATGTGACCTCTATGCGCACAGAACCGACCTACACGATTTACGCGACATTCGATAATATCGGCGGCCTGAAAGTGCGCTCGCCGGTGCGTATCGGTGGTGTGGTGGTGGGGCGCGTGGCGGATATCTCTCTGGATCCGAAGACCTATTTACCGCGCGTGACGCTGGACATCGAAGAGCGCTATAACCACATCCCTGATACCAGTTCGCTGAGCATCCGGACGTCCGGTCTGCTGGGGGAACAGTATCTGGCGCTGAACGTCGGTTTTGAAGATCCTGATCTGGGAACGTCTATCCTCAAAGATGGCGGCACAATCCAGGACACCAAATCCGCGATGGTGCTGGAAGATATGATTGGTCAGTTCCTTTACAACAGCAACAGTAAAGGCGATGACAATAAGAATTCTGGCGATGCGTCGGCGCCGACCGAAGGCCATAATGAAGCCACTGGGCCTGCGGGCACAACGAATTAA
- the mlaC gene encoding phospholipid-binding protein MlaC: protein MLKRLMMVALLVIAPLSTAIAADQTNPYKLMNEAAQKTFDRLKNEQPKIRSNPDYLRDVVDQELLPYVQVKYAGALVLGRYYKEATPAQREAYFAAFREYLKQAYGQALAMYHGQTYQIAPEQPLGDASIVPIRVTILDPNGRPPVRLDFQWRKNTQTGHWQAYDMIAEGVSMITTKQNEWSDLLRTKGIDGLTAQLKSIAQQKITLEEKK from the coding sequence ATGCTTAAGCGTTTAATGATGGTGGCTCTGCTGGTGATTGCACCGCTGAGCACCGCCATTGCAGCCGATCAGACCAACCCTTACAAGTTGATGAATGAAGCGGCGCAGAAAACCTTCGACCGCCTGAAAAACGAACAGCCGAAAATCCGTTCTAATCCGGACTATCTGCGTGACGTGGTTGACCAGGAACTGCTGCCGTATGTGCAGGTGAAATATGCTGGCGCGCTGGTGTTGGGGCGTTACTACAAAGAAGCCACTCCGGCTCAGCGTGAAGCCTACTTCGCCGCGTTTCGTGAATACCTGAAACAGGCCTACGGCCAGGCGCTGGCGATGTATCACGGTCAGACGTATCAGATTGCTCCGGAACAACCGTTGGGTGATGCGAGCATCGTTCCGATCCGTGTAACCATCCTCGATCCCAACGGCCGTCCTCCGGTGCGTCTGGACTTCCAGTGGCGTAAAAACACTCAGACGGGTCACTGGCAGGCCTATGACATGATCGCCGAAGGCGTCAGCATGATCACTACCAAACAGAACGAGTGGAGCGATCTGCTGCGTACTAAAGGGATCGATGGACTGACGGCGCAACTGAAATCTATCGCGCAGCAAAAAATCACGCTGGAAGAGAAGAAGTAA